One window of the Candidatus Microbacterium colombiense genome contains the following:
- a CDS encoding ATP-binding cassette domain-containing protein, with the protein MSRRPESSLAIECSDLVIDRIGHGLPTRAVDGVTFSLAPGGLICVAGPTGSGKSTLVAALAGSTDPSVRVVGGRAHVCGVDVRRPGRKHRILTYRTGFVPQGAGGDLPPRLTVNEVIAEPILIREKRVNSKALSIRVATLLDELHLPLGTAAKFPYELSAGMRQRVAIARSFILEPQVLIADEPLANLDLEVRPVVFDAITRRRKEQGMAALLVTNDADFIRELNAETLMLRAGHVVARGVGKDLLWVPNAEADSQR; encoded by the coding sequence ATGTCACGCCGGCCGGAATCCTCTCTCGCGATCGAGTGCTCCGATCTGGTCATCGACCGCATCGGGCACGGACTTCCGACGCGCGCCGTCGACGGTGTGACGTTCTCGCTCGCTCCGGGCGGGCTGATCTGCGTCGCCGGGCCCACAGGATCAGGCAAGTCGACCCTGGTGGCCGCGCTTGCAGGGTCGACGGACCCGTCGGTGCGAGTCGTCGGCGGGCGGGCGCACGTGTGTGGCGTCGATGTGCGCCGCCCCGGGCGTAAGCACCGCATCCTGACCTACCGCACCGGATTCGTGCCACAGGGCGCGGGTGGAGATCTCCCTCCGCGCCTCACAGTGAACGAGGTCATCGCGGAGCCCATCCTCATCCGCGAGAAGCGAGTGAACTCCAAGGCACTGTCGATCCGTGTCGCGACCCTTCTCGACGAGCTGCATCTTCCGCTGGGCACCGCGGCGAAGTTCCCGTATGAGCTCAGCGCCGGCATGCGGCAGCGTGTCGCGATCGCCCGCTCGTTCATCCTCGAGCCGCAGGTGCTGATCGCCGACGAGCCACTGGCCAACCTCGATCTCGAGGTGCGCCCGGTCGTGTTCGACGCCATCACGCGCCGCCGCAAGGAACAGGGCATGGCGGCGTTGCTCGTCACGAACGACGCCGATTTCATCCGCGAGCTGAACGCCGAGACACTCATGCTGCGTGCGGGGCACGTGGTGGCCCGCGGTGTCGGCAAGGACCTGCTCTGGGTGCCCAACGCGGAAGCCGATTCGCAGCGCTGA
- a CDS encoding glutathione peroxidase, translating to MTDSALRSIPFTDAQGETKTLDDLGADVVLVVNVASKCGLTPQYEQLEGLQRLYGDRGFTVVGFPCNQFFGQEPGSMDEILEFCSTTYGVSFPINDKVKVNGKNATDLYKALKQTPDAGGKAGRVEWNFEKFLVLPDGEVRRFRPKQKPDAPEIVDAIESALTR from the coding sequence ATGACCGATTCCGCGCTCCGTTCCATCCCGTTCACCGATGCGCAGGGAGAGACGAAGACGTTGGACGATCTGGGCGCCGACGTCGTGCTCGTGGTCAATGTGGCGTCGAAGTGCGGGCTCACCCCTCAGTACGAGCAGCTCGAAGGACTCCAGCGCCTTTACGGCGACCGGGGCTTCACCGTCGTCGGATTCCCGTGCAATCAGTTCTTCGGTCAGGAGCCGGGGTCGATGGACGAGATCCTCGAGTTCTGCTCGACGACCTACGGCGTGAGCTTCCCGATCAACGACAAGGTGAAGGTCAACGGCAAGAACGCCACCGACCTCTACAAGGCGCTCAAGCAGACGCCCGATGCCGGAGGCAAGGCAGGTCGCGTGGAGTGGAACTTCGAGAAGTTCCTGGTGCTGCCTGATGGCGAGGTGCGACGTTTCCGCCCGAAGCAGAAGCCGGACGCCCCCGAGATCGTCGACGCGATCGAAAGCGCACTGACCCGCTGA
- a CDS encoding AAA family ATPase, protein MLSADDPLPRQQVRVLVAGVTGSGKTTLAGRIGEMWELRHVEIDGLFHGPNWTPRPDFLDDVRAFAAEDRWVTEWQYTSKGTDEILTPRAQVVIWLDYPYRVVRTRLLRRTLRRSILRTRLWNDNVERPIWQMWSGDPDENILAWQTKTLHNWEERMPEYTERFPHLTIVRLRHPRQTERWLRAQAGASGTSIAPPKRRSRDR, encoded by the coding sequence ATGCTCAGCGCGGACGATCCCCTGCCCCGGCAGCAGGTGCGGGTGTTGGTGGCCGGGGTCACCGGCTCGGGCAAGACCACACTCGCGGGCCGTATCGGTGAGATGTGGGAGCTGCGTCACGTCGAGATCGACGGCCTGTTCCACGGACCGAACTGGACGCCACGCCCCGACTTCCTCGACGACGTACGCGCGTTCGCCGCCGAGGACCGCTGGGTCACGGAGTGGCAGTACACCAGCAAGGGCACGGACGAGATCCTGACTCCGCGCGCACAGGTCGTCATCTGGCTCGACTACCCCTACCGCGTGGTCCGTACACGGCTCCTGCGCCGCACGCTGAGACGAAGCATCCTGCGCACGCGCCTGTGGAACGACAATGTCGAGAGGCCGATCTGGCAGATGTGGTCAGGCGACCCCGACGAGAACATCCTGGCGTGGCAGACCAAGACACTGCACAACTGGGAGGAGCGGATGCCGGAGTACACCGAACGCTTCCCCCACCTCACGATCGTGCGGCTGCGTCATCCGCGCCAGACGGAGCGCTGGCTGCGCGCTCAGGCCGGGGCGTCCGGCACGTCGATCGCGCCGCCGAAGCGCCGGTCTCGGGACAGATAG
- the dusB gene encoding tRNA dihydrouridine synthase DusB gives MTLATSSARTLRIGPIDLDVPVVLAPMAGITNTAFRRLCREYGAGLYVSEMITSRALVERNETTMRLIRHHESETPRSIQLYGVDPKTIADAVRIIVAEDHADHIDLNFGCPVPKVTRKGGGAALPWKSSLFADIVTQAVKAAGDIPLTVKMRKGIDRDHLTFLDAGRAAEDAGVAAIALHARTAGEYYSGHADWNAIGELKQAVTSIPVLGNGDIWSAGDAVRMMAQTDCDGVVVGRGCLGRPWLFGELATAFGGEGKTVDATLGFVADAFKRHAELLVEFFEDEDRGCRDIRKHVSWYFKGYPVGGDIRTGLATSSSLAEIDELLSQLDHSAPYPGADAEGQRGRAGHAKRTALPDKWLESREIAASASEMMRGAEIENSGG, from the coding sequence ATGACTCTCGCCACCTCTTCCGCACGCACGCTTCGCATCGGTCCGATCGACCTAGACGTGCCGGTCGTCCTCGCGCCCATGGCGGGGATCACGAACACCGCCTTCCGTCGACTCTGCCGTGAGTACGGTGCAGGGCTCTACGTCAGCGAGATGATCACCTCGCGCGCGCTCGTCGAACGCAATGAGACCACGATGCGTCTGATCCGGCATCACGAGTCGGAGACGCCGCGCTCGATCCAGCTCTACGGCGTCGACCCGAAGACGATCGCCGACGCGGTGCGCATCATCGTCGCCGAGGATCACGCCGACCACATCGACCTCAACTTCGGATGCCCGGTGCCCAAGGTCACCCGCAAGGGCGGGGGAGCGGCCCTCCCGTGGAAGAGTTCGCTGTTCGCCGACATCGTCACGCAGGCCGTGAAGGCCGCCGGCGACATCCCTCTCACGGTCAAGATGCGCAAGGGCATCGATCGTGACCACCTCACCTTCCTCGACGCAGGGCGCGCTGCCGAGGACGCCGGAGTGGCCGCCATCGCGCTGCATGCGCGCACGGCAGGTGAGTACTACTCCGGGCACGCCGACTGGAACGCGATCGGTGAGCTCAAGCAGGCTGTCACGAGCATCCCGGTGCTCGGCAACGGAGACATCTGGTCGGCGGGCGACGCCGTGCGCATGATGGCGCAGACCGACTGCGACGGCGTCGTCGTCGGCCGTGGATGCCTCGGTCGCCCCTGGCTCTTCGGCGAGCTGGCCACGGCGTTCGGCGGCGAGGGCAAGACCGTCGATGCGACACTCGGCTTCGTCGCAGACGCCTTCAAGCGGCACGCAGAACTGCTCGTCGAATTCTTCGAGGACGAGGATCGCGGGTGCCGCGACATCCGCAAGCACGTGTCCTGGTACTTCAAGGGCTATCCGGTCGGTGGCGACATCCGCACCGGCCTCGCCACGTCATCGAGCCTCGCCGAGATCGATGAGCTGCTCAGCCAGCTCGACCACTCCGCTCCCTACCCCGGCGCTGATGCCGAGGGACAGCGCGGCCGCGCGGGGCATGCCAAGCGCACGGCACTGCCGGACAAGTGGTTGGAGTCGCGTGAGATCGCGGCGTCGGCATCCGAGATGATGCGAGGGGCGGAGATCGAGAACAGTGGTGGTTGA
- the dnaG gene encoding DNA primase: MPRIRQADVDEVKARTNIADIVGERVALKSAGVGSLKGLCPFHDEKSPSFHVRQQVGYYHCFGCGESGDVYSFLREMDHVSFTEAVERLAGRIGYTLHYEDGGAAPETSGRSRLYAANTAAAEFFRAQLLSPDAEAGRRFLGERGFDAGAAAHFGVGFAPRGWDGMLKALTAQGFTRDELSGAGLVSTGQRGVYDRFRGRLVWPIRDVSGQTIGFGARKLFDDDQGPKYLNTPETLIYKKAQVLYGLDLAKRDIARGDPRRVVVVEGYTDVMACHLAGLTTAIATCGTAFGTDHIKVLRRVMGDDNASGEVVFTFDGDEAGQKAALRAFTEDDRFNAQTFVAVAPDNMDPCDLRLRRGDAAVRALMDSKVPMFEFAIDRKLAGFDLSTVEGRVGSLRAAAPIVAEIRDRLLRPGYERVLARRLGMDPTEVHTEVERSARGEAAPAPVRRMPESGDGANGAPGVAPVTLAGLPRTPDMAVERDALMGALQYGHQVDQELLNRALSSPFRTPGLDAVREAVAAAPDRTRAGWVTDAVNAVREPYRSLGGELLMTPFPARDEEGAVASATDLARRLILRQLEREKQELLGALQRVPADSDGGRALGLRLRDISIERQRFTES; this comes from the coding sequence ATGCCGCGGATCCGCCAGGCCGACGTCGACGAGGTCAAAGCACGAACGAACATCGCCGATATCGTGGGCGAGCGGGTGGCCCTGAAATCCGCCGGTGTCGGCTCGCTCAAGGGGCTGTGCCCCTTCCACGACGAGAAGAGCCCGAGCTTCCACGTTCGACAGCAGGTGGGTTATTACCACTGCTTCGGCTGCGGTGAGTCGGGCGATGTGTACTCCTTCCTGCGGGAGATGGATCACGTCAGCTTCACGGAGGCCGTCGAGCGTCTCGCCGGTCGTATCGGTTACACGCTGCACTATGAGGACGGTGGGGCAGCACCCGAGACCAGCGGACGCAGCCGGTTGTATGCCGCGAACACGGCGGCGGCGGAGTTCTTCCGCGCGCAGTTGCTCTCGCCCGATGCGGAAGCAGGGCGACGTTTCCTGGGCGAGCGCGGATTCGACGCTGGGGCAGCCGCGCACTTCGGTGTCGGGTTCGCGCCGCGGGGCTGGGACGGCATGCTCAAGGCGCTCACGGCGCAGGGGTTCACGCGAGATGAACTCAGCGGTGCCGGTCTCGTCTCCACCGGTCAGCGCGGGGTGTACGACCGTTTCCGCGGGCGTCTCGTGTGGCCGATCCGCGACGTGTCCGGCCAGACGATCGGCTTCGGCGCTCGCAAGCTCTTCGATGACGATCAGGGACCCAAGTACCTGAACACCCCCGAGACATTGATCTACAAGAAGGCCCAGGTGCTCTACGGGCTCGATCTCGCCAAGCGCGACATCGCCCGGGGGGACCCCCGTCGTGTGGTGGTCGTCGAGGGGTACACCGATGTGATGGCCTGTCATCTGGCCGGCCTCACGACGGCGATCGCGACCTGTGGCACGGCGTTCGGAACCGACCACATCAAGGTGCTGCGGCGGGTCATGGGCGACGACAACGCCTCGGGCGAGGTCGTGTTCACGTTCGACGGCGATGAGGCCGGGCAGAAGGCGGCGTTGCGCGCATTCACGGAGGACGACCGATTCAACGCCCAGACCTTCGTCGCTGTGGCGCCTGACAACATGGACCCCTGCGATCTACGGCTGCGGCGCGGAGACGCCGCTGTTCGTGCGCTGATGGACTCCAAGGTGCCGATGTTCGAGTTCGCGATCGATCGCAAGCTCGCGGGCTTCGATCTCTCCACCGTCGAGGGGCGGGTGGGGTCGCTGCGTGCTGCGGCTCCGATCGTGGCTGAGATCAGGGACCGTCTGCTGCGTCCGGGCTATGAGCGCGTACTGGCGCGACGTCTCGGCATGGATCCGACCGAGGTCCACACCGAGGTGGAGCGATCTGCGCGCGGTGAGGCGGCTCCCGCGCCGGTGCGCCGCATGCCCGAATCCGGGGACGGGGCCAACGGGGCTCCTGGCGTGGCCCCCGTGACGTTGGCCGGACTGCCGCGTACGCCGGACATGGCGGTGGAGCGGGACGCCCTCATGGGGGCGCTCCAGTACGGTCACCAGGTGGATCAGGAGCTGTTGAACCGTGCACTGTCCAGCCCGTTCCGTACGCCCGGCCTGGACGCCGTGCGAGAAGCCGTGGCCGCGGCTCCCGATCGCACCAGGGCGGGCTGGGTGACCGATGCGGTGAACGCCGTGCGCGAGCCGTATCGCTCGCTCGGGGGAGAGCTCCTCATGACGCCGTTCCCGGCGCGCGATGAGGAGGGCGCGGTGGCATCGGCGACGGATCTCGCGAGAAGGCTTATCCTCCGCCAGCTCGAGCGGGAGAAGCAGGAGCTGCTCGGCGCATTGCAGCGGGTGCCCGCGGATTCCGACGGCGGACGTGCGTTGGGTCTTCGGCTGCGCGACATCAGCATCGAGCGTCAGCGCTTCACCGAGTCGTAA
- a CDS encoding deoxyguanosinetriphosphate triphosphohydrolase, with translation MVESSSGPRAARTDGYDPRDAERFITETHRSERNDFARDRARVLHSAALRRLAAKTQVLSPASTADFARNRLTHSLEVAQVGRELATALGVSADVVDTACLSHDLGHPPFGHNGERALNEWAENIGGFEGNAQSLRILTRLEAKVLDGDDHSVGLNLTRASLDATCKYPWTVDSPVPDPGGRLKFGVYPEDEAVFRWMREGAPGRRRCIEAEIMDLSDDIAYSVHDFEDAIVNGYVDVAQLADPREHDALVSRIQQWVGYDFTRDELADALYRLATQSMWLESFDRSRRDLARLKNLTSDLIGRFARAAVSATREAYAGPALVRYNAHVVVPRVIEVEIAVLKGIMGQAIVTIDARKGVYKEQRRVLKRLADVLWSTDGLWSAGADVLEPAFAADFIDATTDAERARVIVDQIASLTDQSAVDWHNRLVGEIDPAEVGIWTPRNARHARPGARGNAERQAVVEGVS, from the coding sequence GTGGTTGAGTCCTCTTCCGGCCCGAGGGCCGCGCGCACCGACGGCTACGATCCGCGTGACGCCGAGCGCTTCATCACCGAGACCCATCGTTCGGAGCGGAACGACTTCGCCCGCGATCGCGCGCGTGTGCTGCACTCGGCGGCACTGCGTCGTCTCGCGGCCAAGACGCAGGTGCTCAGCCCGGCGAGCACCGCGGACTTCGCCCGCAACCGTCTGACGCACTCGCTCGAGGTCGCTCAGGTCGGTCGTGAACTCGCGACGGCTCTCGGCGTGTCCGCCGACGTGGTCGACACGGCATGCCTCAGCCATGATCTGGGGCACCCGCCGTTCGGGCACAACGGCGAACGCGCACTCAACGAATGGGCCGAGAACATCGGCGGCTTCGAGGGGAACGCCCAATCTCTCCGCATCCTCACCCGGCTCGAGGCGAAGGTGCTCGACGGGGATGATCACTCGGTCGGTCTGAACCTCACCCGGGCCAGCCTCGACGCGACCTGCAAGTACCCCTGGACCGTCGACAGCCCGGTGCCCGATCCGGGAGGACGCTTGAAGTTCGGTGTCTATCCCGAGGACGAGGCCGTGTTCCGGTGGATGCGCGAAGGCGCGCCCGGCCGTCGACGCTGCATCGAGGCCGAGATCATGGATCTCTCCGACGACATCGCTTACTCCGTGCACGACTTCGAGGATGCGATCGTCAACGGTTACGTCGACGTGGCCCAGCTCGCCGATCCGCGCGAGCACGACGCGCTCGTCAGCCGGATCCAGCAGTGGGTCGGCTACGACTTCACGCGGGATGAACTCGCCGATGCGCTCTACCGCCTGGCCACGCAGTCGATGTGGCTGGAGTCGTTCGACCGCTCGCGCCGCGATCTCGCGCGTCTGAAGAACCTGACCAGCGACCTGATCGGGCGATTCGCCCGCGCAGCGGTGTCGGCGACGCGTGAGGCCTACGCCGGCCCCGCCCTCGTGCGGTATAACGCGCACGTGGTGGTGCCGCGCGTGATCGAGGTCGAGATCGCCGTGCTCAAGGGCATCATGGGGCAGGCCATCGTCACGATCGACGCGCGCAAGGGCGTGTACAAGGAACAGCGTCGGGTGCTCAAGCGCCTGGCCGACGTGCTGTGGTCGACCGACGGACTGTGGTCGGCGGGGGCCGACGTGCTCGAACCGGCGTTCGCCGCCGATTTCATCGATGCGACGACCGACGCCGAGCGCGCGCGGGTGATCGTCGACCAGATCGCGAGCCTGACCGACCAGAGCGCGGTCGACTGGCACAACCGCCTCGTGGGTGAGATCGATCCGGCCGAGGTCGGGATCTGGACCCCGCGCAACGCGCGGCACGCCCGCCCGGGCGCGCGGGGGAATGCCGAGAGGCAGGCTGTGGTCGAAGGGGTGAGCTGA
- a CDS encoding glucose-6-phosphate dehydrogenase assembly protein OpcA has protein sequence MIIELPDTTVSQVAKQLVKVREEGGAVALGRVLTLVISARNGVAEAAIDAANDASREHPMRVIVLTTGDGDSRLDAQIRVGGDAGASEVVVLRAFGDAASNEESLITGLLLPDAPVVAWWPEDAPVSPAQSPLGKIAQRRITDAATASDVRDRLALLGETHAPGDTDLSWTRLTHWREQLAAVLDQPPFETITAVEVRGAAASPSTALLAAWLQMALDVPVSWSYEDPEHWQEGIKSVRLTRQSGDILLERPTPGVAVLTQPGQPDHDLHLPRRTLRECLAEELRRLDPDVLYGRVITEGWEKLGPPETGA, from the coding sequence GTGATCATCGAACTTCCCGACACGACCGTCAGCCAGGTCGCCAAGCAGCTCGTGAAGGTGCGCGAAGAGGGCGGCGCCGTCGCCCTCGGACGCGTGCTCACGCTCGTCATCTCGGCGCGCAACGGAGTCGCTGAGGCCGCCATCGACGCGGCCAACGACGCTTCCCGCGAGCACCCGATGCGGGTCATCGTGCTCACGACCGGCGATGGCGACTCGCGTCTCGACGCGCAGATCCGCGTCGGCGGCGACGCCGGCGCCAGCGAGGTCGTGGTGCTGCGCGCCTTCGGCGATGCCGCCAGCAATGAGGAGAGCCTGATCACGGGTCTGCTCCTCCCCGACGCTCCTGTGGTGGCCTGGTGGCCCGAGGACGCTCCCGTCTCGCCCGCGCAGTCCCCGCTCGGCAAGATCGCGCAGCGCCGCATCACCGACGCCGCCACCGCCAGCGATGTGCGTGACCGCCTGGCACTCCTCGGTGAGACGCACGCGCCGGGAGACACCGATCTGTCGTGGACGCGGCTGACCCACTGGCGCGAACAGTTGGCCGCCGTGCTGGACCAGCCGCCGTTCGAGACGATCACTGCCGTCGAGGTGCGCGGAGCCGCCGCATCACCGTCGACCGCGCTGCTCGCCGCGTGGCTGCAGATGGCGCTCGACGTGCCCGTGAGCTGGTCCTACGAGGATCCGGAGCACTGGCAGGAGGGCATCAAGTCGGTACGCCTCACCCGCCAGTCCGGTGACATCCTGCTCGAGCGTCCGACGCCGGGCGTCGCGGTGCTCACGCAACCCGGTCAGCCCGACCACGATCTGCACCTGCCGCGGCGCACGCTGCGCGAGTGCCTCGCGGAGGAGCTGCGCAGACTCGACCCCGATGTCCTGTACGGTCGAGTCATCACCGAGGGCTGGGAGAAACTGGGTCCGCCCGAGACAGGAGCGTGA
- a CDS encoding DsbA family oxidoreductase, whose protein sequence is MSQPISIDIWSDIACPWCYIGKRNLEKGLEAVAGDDDAPEVTVTFHSFELSPDTPVDFDGDEIDFLAGHKGMPRDQVEQMLSNVTGVAQNAGLEYRFDLLQHTNTVKAHELLHFAKAEGVQHAMEERLMSAYFTEGKHVGRIDDLVELAAEVGLDADRAREALESSRHLPDVRQDQDQARAYGIQGVPFFVIDGQYGISGAQPPAAFENVLRDLWAKRDEAAEESAAV, encoded by the coding sequence GTGAGCCAACCCATCTCGATTGACATCTGGTCCGACATCGCCTGCCCCTGGTGCTACATCGGCAAGCGCAACCTGGAGAAGGGTCTCGAAGCCGTCGCCGGCGATGACGACGCCCCGGAGGTCACGGTCACCTTCCACTCGTTCGAGCTCTCGCCCGACACTCCCGTCGACTTCGACGGTGACGAGATCGACTTCCTCGCCGGACACAAGGGCATGCCCCGCGATCAGGTGGAGCAGATGCTGTCCAACGTCACCGGTGTCGCGCAGAACGCGGGTCTCGAGTACCGCTTCGACCTGCTGCAGCACACCAACACGGTGAAGGCGCACGAGCTTCTCCACTTCGCGAAGGCGGAAGGCGTGCAGCACGCGATGGAGGAGCGTCTGATGTCGGCGTACTTCACGGAGGGCAAGCACGTCGGTCGCATCGATGACCTGGTCGAGCTGGCGGCGGAGGTCGGGCTCGATGCCGACCGTGCCCGCGAGGCGCTCGAGTCGTCGCGCCACCTCCCCGATGTCCGCCAGGACCAGGACCAGGCCCGCGCCTACGGGATCCAGGGCGTGCCGTTCTTCGTGATCGACGGTCAGTACGGCATCAGTGGCGCGCAGCCGCCCGCCGCGTTCGAGAACGTGCTCCGCGACCTCTGGGCCAAGCGTGACGAAGCCGCTGAGGAGTCCGCCGCCGTCTGA
- a CDS encoding DMT family transporter, whose translation MNAAEDVGDQLVGAFQNPGLLLGIPLALAGAVFMSLGAQYQHRGVEKVERLSGAAGTAGLSLTQIKGLLTRPSWLLGTLMLGLAIVCQLAALVKAPLIVVQPLGAIALVITTLLNARISGHSPTKQSITAIVCCVGGIFLFVFFAAIFATEQDITDRELFVILAILLVVIIILGACWLILRHRMRALFYVIGAGILYGFVATLAKVVIKRIEAGHFEWITAVCVLALVAASAVGAYFVQTAYSSGPPDLVIAGLTVVDPLIAVLIGMVILGEASAAPPWVLVIFGVAGAIAVWGVVGLARYHPQVLSDSQDLGITRGSDGSTPSNAPGEPTQ comes from the coding sequence ATGAACGCGGCAGAAGACGTCGGGGATCAGCTCGTCGGCGCATTCCAGAATCCTGGTCTGCTGCTCGGCATCCCACTCGCACTGGCCGGCGCCGTGTTCATGTCTCTCGGGGCGCAGTATCAGCACCGCGGCGTGGAGAAGGTCGAGCGCCTCAGCGGCGCTGCAGGAACGGCCGGGCTCAGCCTCACGCAGATCAAGGGCCTGCTGACGCGCCCGTCCTGGCTGCTCGGCACGCTCATGCTCGGACTCGCGATCGTCTGTCAGCTCGCCGCCCTGGTGAAGGCCCCGCTGATCGTCGTACAGCCGCTCGGCGCGATCGCGCTCGTGATCACGACCCTGCTCAACGCGCGCATCTCCGGTCATTCGCCTACGAAGCAGTCCATCACCGCGATCGTCTGCTGTGTGGGCGGCATCTTCCTGTTCGTCTTCTTCGCGGCGATCTTCGCGACCGAGCAGGACATCACCGACCGCGAGCTCTTCGTCATCCTCGCGATCCTGCTGGTCGTGATCATCATCCTGGGCGCATGCTGGCTCATCCTCCGGCATCGCATGCGTGCGCTGTTCTACGTGATCGGCGCCGGCATCCTCTACGGCTTCGTCGCCACGCTCGCGAAGGTCGTCATCAAGCGCATCGAGGCCGGACACTTCGAGTGGATCACCGCGGTCTGCGTGCTGGCGCTCGTGGCCGCGTCCGCGGTCGGCGCCTACTTCGTGCAGACCGCCTACAGCTCGGGCCCGCCCGACCTCGTGATCGCCGGTCTGACGGTCGTCGACCCGCTCATCGCGGTGCTCATCGGAATGGTGATCCTCGGGGAGGCCTCTGCCGCGCCGCCGTGGGTGCTGGTGATCTTCGGAGTCGCCGGTGCGATCGCCGTGTGGGGTGTGGTGGGCCTCGCGCGCTATCACCCGCAGGTGCTCAGCGACAGCCAGGATCTCGGCATCACCCGGGGCAGCGACGGCTCGACGCCATCGAACGCCCCGGGCGAACCGACTCAGTAG
- the def gene encoding peptide deformylase — translation MAVLPIRIMGDTVLHSPASPVDEITDEIRTLVADMFETMDAAPGVGLAAPQVGVPLRIYTYSYVDDDDQPWRGVLINPELWITPLEPGEPDPDLESEGCLSFPGERFPLRRSERVHVTATDLDGAPVVIDVEGWRARIMQHEFDHLDGILYVDRLSDGDWKTVQKISRKRGWGRPGASWMPGVDDLEG, via the coding sequence GTGGCTGTACTTCCGATTCGCATCATGGGCGACACCGTCCTGCACTCCCCCGCTTCCCCTGTCGACGAGATCACCGACGAGATCCGCACCCTCGTCGCCGACATGTTCGAGACCATGGATGCAGCCCCCGGAGTCGGTCTCGCCGCACCCCAGGTGGGTGTGCCCCTGCGCATCTACACCTATTCCTACGTCGACGATGACGACCAGCCGTGGCGCGGGGTCCTCATCAATCCGGAGCTGTGGATCACACCGCTCGAGCCCGGCGAGCCCGACCCCGACCTGGAGTCTGAAGGATGTCTGTCCTTCCCCGGCGAGCGGTTCCCTCTCCGTCGCTCCGAGCGCGTGCACGTCACCGCGACGGATCTCGACGGAGCGCCCGTGGTGATCGATGTCGAGGGCTGGCGTGCGCGCATCATGCAGCACGAGTTCGATCACCTCGACGGCATCCTCTATGTCGACCGGCTGTCGGACGGTGATTGGAAGACCGTTCAGAAGATCTCCCGCAAGCGCGGTTGGGGCCGCCCCGGTGCGAGTTGGATGCCCGGAGTCGACGACCTCGAAGGCTGA
- the pgl gene encoding 6-phosphogluconolactonase, producing MQAPSAEKRVVVEATPAALAASVAERFLTRVRARTRNGRIAHIALTGGSMGGAVLGAVAENPRSSAIDWSLVHFWWGDERFVPRDDADRNSLQSRQALLDHIAVPAENVHEVAGPDTGLTLDESAAAYAAELARFATSEHAWPSFAVCFLGVGPDGHIASLFPDREEVTVTDVAALAVRDSPKPPPERVTLTRPVLNSSKRVWLVVTGADKASALGLALAGASYTSVPAAGAKGRKRTVFFVDEAAASEVSPDLIDPAY from the coding sequence ATGCAGGCACCATCCGCAGAGAAGCGGGTCGTGGTCGAGGCCACCCCGGCAGCCCTCGCCGCCAGCGTGGCCGAGCGATTCCTCACTCGTGTCCGTGCGCGCACACGCAACGGCCGCATCGCGCATATCGCCCTCACGGGCGGTTCCATGGGCGGAGCAGTGCTCGGGGCCGTCGCCGAGAACCCGAGGTCCTCGGCGATCGATTGGTCCCTCGTGCATTTCTGGTGGGGCGATGAGCGTTTCGTTCCGCGAGACGATGCCGACCGCAACTCGCTGCAGTCCCGGCAGGCCCTCCTGGATCACATCGCGGTTCCCGCGGAGAACGTGCACGAGGTCGCGGGGCCGGACACGGGCCTCACTCTCGATGAGTCCGCAGCCGCCTACGCCGCGGAGCTCGCGCGCTTCGCCACCTCGGAGCATGCGTGGCCGTCGTTCGCCGTCTGCTTCCTCGGCGTCGGGCCGGACGGGCACATCGCCTCGCTGTTCCCCGACCGCGAGGAGGTCACCGTCACCGACGTGGCGGCCCTCGCCGTGCGGGACTCGCCGAAGCCTCCGCCCGAGCGTGTCACGCTCACCCGTCCCGTGCTCAACTCATCCAAGCGGGTGTGGTTGGTCGTGACGGGAGCGGATAAGGCGTCAGCACTCGGCCTGGCACTCGCAGGCGCCAGCTACACGAGCGTTCCGGCGGCGGGCGCGAAGGGCCGGAAGCGAACGGTCTTCTTCGTCGATGAAGCCGCCGCATCCGAGGTCTCGCCCGATCTGATCGATCCGGCCTACTGA